One window of the Rufibacter radiotolerans genome contains the following:
- a CDS encoding glycosyl hydrolase, with the protein MTHKYKLIASLAFCCSLLLHCRQPQVSTMGAAAIAAKQTQEALWPEVKKENRPWTRWWWMGNAVDEKNIDRLLTEYSQAGIGGVEIAPIYGAKGHESKYLEFLSPQWMGMLDFTVKKANSLNMGVDMTQGTGWPFGGPQVTPEHAASRLILQKYALKGGQTLKETLEVTDPKQRDMGVVLQAVMAYSDKGAILNLTDKVNPEGKLIWKAPAGTWEIYAAFNGRTRQMVKRAAPGGVGYTLNHLSKDATQAYLQRFSQAFNGSNHGVRAFYNDSYEVYNADWSDGFLEEFQRRRGYDLRPYLRELVSKETSEHITRLKSDYRETMGEMLYDNFYLPWNDWAHKNKSLTKNQSHGSPGNLLDLYAAVDIPECETFGSSYFPIPGLRRDSADVRNVDPDPIMLKFASSAAHVAGKNLVSSETFTWLGEHFKTSFSQMKPEVEQVFLSGVNHVFYHGVTYSPEEVAWPGWLFYASLNMTPANSLWPQFNGFNQYITRVQSVLQSGKADNEILVYWPIHEVWGKPEKMEMMIGVHEVDHWLHPTQFYKQSKQLMEAGYSLDFVSDKMLREASVKDQQIVTAAAAPTHKVLVLPQSKYMALETFERALQLAQKGATVIIEELPTDVPGLQDLEGRRQKLKQLIQSLSFTDAGNGIKQMKTEKGEILLSKDLQKALASKSIQREALTDTGLKFIRRALPDGKYYYLVNHTAKAIDTTIPLNLNAQSVVMLDPQSGAAGQVTSSVANGKTEVRVQMKPGEALILRATTAQPKDAMAWQYLDNAGTPQEVKGTWDLRFTQGGPELPPAQKLTQLKSWTELADKKAEAFSGTGEYTITFTMPSKKAEEYVLDLGKVSETAKVWINGQEVGYLNSIPFQARVGQYLKPGKNTMKIEVANLMANRIRYMDQNKIQWRNYHEINFVNINYKPFDASVWKPMPSGLLGPVTITPYSASVKSTVALPAQSN; encoded by the coding sequence ATGACCCATAAATATAAACTCATCGCTTCCCTTGCCTTTTGCTGCAGCCTTTTACTTCATTGTCGGCAGCCTCAGGTATCCACTATGGGGGCCGCCGCTATTGCTGCCAAGCAAACCCAAGAGGCCCTATGGCCGGAAGTGAAAAAGGAAAACCGCCCCTGGACCCGCTGGTGGTGGATGGGAAATGCCGTGGATGAAAAAAACATTGACCGGTTGCTCACTGAGTATTCTCAAGCAGGTATTGGCGGGGTAGAGATTGCGCCCATTTACGGGGCCAAAGGCCATGAGAGCAAGTATCTTGAATTCCTGTCTCCGCAATGGATGGGCATGCTGGATTTCACGGTAAAGAAAGCGAACAGCCTGAACATGGGCGTAGACATGACCCAAGGAACCGGGTGGCCATTTGGGGGGCCGCAGGTTACTCCGGAGCACGCTGCTTCCAGGCTGATTTTGCAAAAATATGCCCTAAAAGGGGGCCAGACCCTAAAGGAAACGCTGGAGGTAACTGACCCCAAGCAACGGGACATGGGCGTGGTGCTGCAGGCGGTGATGGCTTACAGTGACAAAGGAGCAATCCTAAACCTAACCGATAAAGTGAACCCCGAGGGAAAACTTATTTGGAAAGCGCCTGCCGGTACCTGGGAGATTTATGCCGCCTTCAACGGAAGGACCCGCCAGATGGTGAAAAGGGCTGCCCCGGGCGGAGTAGGCTATACTTTAAACCACCTTTCCAAGGACGCCACCCAAGCCTACCTGCAGCGGTTCAGCCAGGCTTTTAACGGCAGCAATCATGGCGTGCGGGCCTTTTACAATGACAGCTATGAAGTCTACAACGCAGATTGGTCGGATGGTTTTTTAGAGGAGTTCCAGAGGCGGAGAGGTTATGACCTGCGTCCGTACCTTCGAGAACTGGTGAGCAAGGAGACATCTGAGCACATCACTCGCTTGAAATCTGATTACCGCGAGACCATGGGCGAGATGCTCTATGATAATTTCTACCTCCCCTGGAATGACTGGGCGCATAAAAACAAAAGCCTCACCAAAAACCAGTCGCACGGCTCCCCGGGCAATCTGCTGGACCTTTACGCTGCCGTGGACATACCTGAGTGCGAGACCTTTGGATCCAGCTATTTCCCTATTCCCGGTTTGCGCCGTGACAGTGCCGACGTACGCAACGTGGACCCAGACCCAATCATGTTGAAGTTCGCGTCTTCGGCGGCGCATGTGGCCGGTAAGAATCTGGTGTCCAGCGAGACCTTTACGTGGTTGGGAGAGCATTTTAAAACCTCTTTTTCGCAGATGAAGCCAGAGGTGGAGCAGGTGTTCCTTTCTGGGGTAAACCACGTGTTTTACCATGGGGTCACGTACTCACCAGAAGAAGTAGCATGGCCGGGATGGCTTTTTTACGCCTCTTTGAACATGACGCCTGCCAATAGCCTTTGGCCCCAGTTCAACGGGTTTAACCAATACATAACCCGGGTGCAATCTGTGCTGCAGTCTGGCAAAGCAGACAATGAAATATTGGTGTACTGGCCTATCCATGAGGTATGGGGCAAACCAGAGAAAATGGAAATGATGATTGGCGTGCATGAAGTGGATCATTGGTTGCACCCTACACAATTCTACAAGCAATCTAAGCAACTGATGGAGGCCGGCTACTCGCTTGACTTCGTTTCTGATAAAATGCTGCGGGAAGCCAGCGTGAAAGACCAGCAGATTGTGACGGCTGCCGCTGCCCCCACACATAAAGTGCTAGTGCTGCCCCAGAGCAAGTATATGGCACTGGAAACCTTTGAAAGGGCGTTACAACTGGCCCAGAAAGGCGCCACCGTGATCATAGAGGAATTACCCACCGACGTGCCCGGCCTACAGGATTTGGAAGGAAGAAGACAAAAGCTAAAACAACTGATCCAGTCGCTTTCCTTCACAGATGCCGGCAACGGAATCAAACAAATGAAGACCGAGAAAGGGGAGATCCTTCTTTCCAAAGACCTCCAAAAGGCCCTGGCCTCCAAAAGCATTCAACGGGAAGCCCTCACCGATACCGGTTTGAAATTCATTCGCCGGGCCCTGCCAGATGGGAAGTACTACTACCTGGTGAACCATACCGCCAAAGCCATAGATACTACCATTCCTTTGAACCTGAATGCCCAGTCCGTGGTCATGCTGGACCCGCAAAGTGGTGCTGCCGGCCAGGTGACTTCCTCGGTGGCCAACGGGAAAACAGAGGTACGGGTACAAATGAAACCCGGGGAGGCATTGATCCTGCGGGCCACCACCGCCCAGCCTAAGGATGCAATGGCCTGGCAGTACCTGGATAATGCCGGCACTCCCCAAGAAGTAAAAGGGACCTGGGATTTACGCTTTACCCAAGGCGGCCCTGAATTGCCTCCTGCCCAGAAACTGACCCAACTGAAATCCTGGACCGAACTGGCCGACAAGAAAGCAGAAGCCTTCTCGGGCACCGGGGAATACACCATCACCTTTACCATGCCCTCCAAAAAGGCCGAGGAATATGTGCTGGATTTGGGAAAAGTGAGCGAAACCGCAAAGGTATGGATCAACGGCCAGGAGGTAGGTTACCTTAACAGCATCCCTTTCCAGGCGCGCGTGGGCCAATACCTGAAGCCAGGCAAAAACACGATGAAAATAGAGGTGGCCAACCTGATGGCCAACCGCATAAGGTACATGGACCAGAATAAGATTCAGTGGCGCAATTACCACGAGATTAACTTCGTGAATATCAACTACAAGCCTTTTGATGCTTCTGTTTGGAAACCCATGCCGTCTGGTTTGTTAGGGCCTGTAACCATTACACCTTATAGTGCTTCTGTAAAATCCACTGTGGCTTTGCCGGCCCAAAGCAACTAA
- a CDS encoding GntR family transcriptional regulator: MELLDKIDATSATPKYLQVVNAVIKDIESGKLKLGERVPSINETSEMYYLSRDTIEKAYKVLRQKGVISSVKGKGCYISKSFSGNKTRVLLLFNKLSAYKKAIYYSFLKAVGDDAIVDLHIHHYDGNICASLIQENLDKYDYFVIMPHISSNMEAFTLAMKQIPEESLVLLDKDTKDYKGNCAAVYQDFERDIRVALHSGLDLLSKYRKFVLVYPREISYPMEIVKGFRQFCREVSMAHEVKDFIEDEPVSPGTAYLVLEESDLANLITETRARNLVLGTDVGLISYNDTPLKRILDDGITVVSTDHELMGETAGYMVKHKLREKIHNPFTLIRRSSL, from the coding sequence ATGGAACTGCTGGATAAAATTGACGCCACATCTGCCACCCCTAAATACTTACAGGTGGTAAATGCAGTGATCAAAGACATAGAATCCGGAAAATTAAAGCTGGGAGAGCGTGTCCCTTCTATCAACGAGACCAGTGAGATGTACTACCTTTCCCGGGACACCATAGAGAAAGCGTACAAGGTGCTTCGCCAAAAAGGGGTGATCAGCTCCGTGAAAGGGAAAGGCTGCTACATAAGCAAAAGCTTCTCCGGCAATAAAACCCGCGTGCTGTTACTGTTCAATAAGCTCAGCGCCTATAAAAAAGCCATTTACTATTCCTTCCTGAAAGCCGTTGGCGATGACGCCATCGTTGACCTGCATATCCATCATTATGACGGCAATATATGCGCTAGCCTGATCCAGGAAAATCTGGACAAGTATGATTACTTTGTGATCATGCCCCATATTTCTTCTAACATGGAGGCATTCACGCTGGCCATGAAGCAGATTCCGGAAGAAAGCTTAGTTTTGTTAGATAAAGACACCAAAGACTACAAAGGAAATTGCGCCGCCGTTTACCAGGACTTTGAACGGGACATTCGCGTGGCCTTACACTCTGGCCTGGACCTGTTAAGTAAATACCGCAAATTTGTGTTGGTGTACCCCCGGGAAATTTCCTATCCTATGGAGATTGTGAAAGGTTTCCGGCAATTCTGCAGAGAGGTATCTATGGCCCATGAAGTAAAAGATTTCATTGAGGACGAACCGGTTTCCCCAGGTACCGCCTACCTGGTCTTGGAGGAGTCTGACTTGGCAAACCTTATCACAGAAACGCGCGCCCGCAACCTGGTGCTGGGTACCGACGTTGGCCTGATCTCTTACAATGATACCCCATTAAAGCGGATTTTGGATGACGGGATTACTGTGGTGTCCACAGACCATGAGTTAATGGGTGAAACGGCGGGCTATATGGTAAAGCATAAGCTCCGGGAGAAAATCCATAACCCGTTTACTTTGATCAGGAGGAGCTCTCTATAA
- a CDS encoding acetate/propionate family kinase, protein MNIFVINAGSSSLKYQLFKMPAEQPICVGLIERIGLSGSIINHKVFTGGQEKTVREELDLPDHQAALQEVVKLLTEAGTGVIQDPGEIDVVGHRVVHGGERFSDTTVITPAVKEQIKMLFHLAPLHNPGNFQGIEVAENLFHKATQVAVFDTAFHQTMPEKAYRYAIPASFYTQDGVRVYGFHGTSHKYVAAKVGEYLDNPEAKVITIHLGNGCSMAAVKAGKCIDTSMGFTPLDGLIMGTRSGAIDASVVFYLASKLGMPMEQIDNLLNKKSGMLGLTGSSDMREVQKARAAGDPDAILAYEMYAYRIQKYIGSYAAALNGVDALVFTAGVGENDALTRELVCQNMEYLGVHLDQTRNAVRNGSLREINTPESPAKVLVIPTNEELEIANQCCQLLAEVR, encoded by the coding sequence ATGAATATATTTGTTATCAACGCCGGAAGCAGTTCTTTAAAGTACCAGCTGTTTAAAATGCCTGCCGAGCAGCCTATTTGCGTGGGCTTGATTGAACGGATTGGCTTATCAGGCTCTATCATCAACCACAAGGTGTTCACCGGAGGCCAGGAGAAAACCGTGCGCGAAGAACTGGACTTGCCAGACCACCAGGCGGCGCTGCAGGAAGTGGTGAAACTGCTCACAGAAGCCGGCACCGGCGTGATCCAGGACCCTGGCGAGATTGACGTCGTGGGCCACCGGGTGGTGCACGGCGGCGAGCGCTTCTCAGATACCACAGTCATTACCCCAGCCGTGAAGGAGCAGATCAAGATGCTGTTCCACCTGGCGCCTTTGCATAACCCCGGCAACTTCCAGGGCATTGAGGTAGCTGAGAACCTCTTCCATAAAGCTACCCAGGTAGCGGTGTTTGACACTGCCTTCCACCAGACCATGCCCGAGAAAGCGTACCGGTACGCAATTCCGGCCAGTTTCTATACCCAGGACGGGGTGAGGGTGTACGGATTTCACGGAACCAGCCACAAGTACGTGGCAGCCAAAGTCGGTGAATACCTGGACAACCCCGAGGCCAAAGTCATTACCATTCACCTGGGCAACGGCTGCAGCATGGCCGCGGTCAAAGCAGGGAAGTGCATTGACACCAGCATGGGCTTTACCCCGTTAGATGGCTTGATCATGGGTACCCGGTCCGGGGCCATTGACGCCTCAGTGGTATTTTACCTGGCTTCTAAATTGGGTATGCCTATGGAGCAGATAGATAACCTACTGAACAAGAAAAGCGGCATGCTGGGCCTAACCGGTTCCAGCGACATGCGCGAGGTGCAAAAAGCCCGCGCGGCGGGTGACCCGGATGCTATCCTGGCCTACGAGATGTATGCCTACCGCATCCAGAAATACATTGGCTCCTATGCCGCAGCCTTAAACGGGGTAGACGCCCTGGTCTTTACCGCTGGCGTGGGTGAGAATGACGCCCTTACCCGCGAGCTGGTATGCCAGAACATGGAGTACCTGGGGGTTCACCTGGACCAAACCAGAAATGCCGTAAGAAACGGAAGCCTCCGGGAGATCAATACGCCAGAATCTCCTGCCAAAGTGCTGGTGATCCCTACCAATGAGGAACTGGAAATTGCCAACCAATGCTGCCAGTTGCTGGCGGAGGTGAGGTAA
- the pta gene encoding phosphate acetyltransferase, with the protein MTNTIFIASAEPYSGKSIIALGLVNMLLGRAQKVGYFKPVINTDLSDSKDVHIQTLLHHFGLPIAYEDAYAFTGAEVMRHFENESQGLMIDTIISKFKKLEAQCDFTVLEGSDFVGEGTAFEFDLNVLIAKNLGTPAILVVSGENKTPAQVAQATLSFLHNFEARDIQVLGIVANKVNPTDLEEVHLLISKQLPADIILSVIPLDKGLQNPTVKDIFQSLGGKLIFGADQLSNQVDNFVTGAMQVPNFLNYLKENVLIVTPGDRGDIIICSLQANLSSSYPRIAGIVLTAGSEPEEPIIRLINGLQNVVPIMCVKTGTFETITQIAAVKARITQDNTKKIQLAIDTFNRNVNTGALNARMAAYHSETITPHMFQYQLGQWARRQRKHIVLPEGNDDRILRATARLVAQDIIKLTLLGNPSEIIASFKRLGLDIDLTKITILDPAHAPQFDNYVETLYELRKTKQVTLEMARDLMTDVSYFGTMMVYKGDADGMVSGAIHTTQHTIRPALQIIKTKPGISTVSSVFFMCLEDRVSVFGDCAVNPNPTATQLAEIAISSADTSMKFGIEPRVAMLSYSSGTSGVGEEVEKVRQATQLVKELRPDLKVEGPIQYDAAVDPEVGKQKMPNSEVAGRASVLIFPDLNTGNNTYKAVQRETGALAIGPMLQGLNKPVNDLSRGCTVDDIFNTVIITAIQSQEGGQTN; encoded by the coding sequence ATGACCAATACCATATTTATAGCGTCCGCTGAGCCCTACAGCGGGAAATCTATCATTGCCCTGGGCCTGGTGAATATGTTGCTGGGCAGGGCGCAGAAGGTTGGCTATTTTAAACCGGTGATCAACACAGACCTGTCAGACAGCAAGGATGTGCACATCCAGACGCTGCTTCACCATTTTGGGCTGCCCATTGCCTATGAAGACGCCTATGCCTTTACCGGGGCCGAGGTCATGCGCCACTTTGAGAACGAGAGCCAGGGCCTTATGATTGACACCATCATCAGCAAGTTCAAGAAGCTGGAGGCCCAGTGTGACTTCACCGTTCTGGAGGGCAGTGACTTTGTGGGCGAAGGCACCGCCTTTGAGTTTGACCTGAACGTACTCATCGCCAAAAACCTGGGCACGCCGGCCATTCTGGTAGTGTCCGGTGAAAACAAAACGCCCGCCCAGGTAGCGCAGGCCACCTTGAGTTTTCTACATAATTTTGAGGCCCGTGACATTCAGGTGCTGGGCATTGTGGCCAACAAGGTTAACCCCACAGACCTGGAGGAGGTACACCTGCTCATCAGCAAGCAGTTGCCTGCAGATATTATCCTATCGGTGATTCCCCTGGACAAAGGGCTGCAAAATCCCACCGTCAAGGATATTTTCCAAAGCTTGGGCGGCAAGCTGATTTTTGGGGCCGACCAACTCTCCAACCAGGTAGACAACTTTGTGACGGGGGCCATGCAGGTGCCTAACTTCCTGAACTACTTAAAGGAGAACGTGCTCATTGTCACGCCCGGTGACCGCGGCGATATTATTATCTGCTCGCTGCAAGCCAACCTTTCCTCCAGCTACCCGCGCATTGCCGGTATTGTGCTCACCGCCGGCTCAGAGCCCGAGGAACCTATCATCAGGCTCATCAACGGTCTGCAGAACGTGGTGCCCATTATGTGCGTGAAAACGGGCACCTTTGAGACCATTACCCAGATTGCCGCCGTCAAGGCCCGCATCACCCAGGACAACACCAAGAAAATACAGCTGGCCATTGACACCTTCAACCGGAACGTGAACACCGGGGCTTTGAACGCCCGTATGGCCGCTTACCATTCAGAGACCATTACACCGCACATGTTCCAGTACCAGTTGGGGCAATGGGCCAGACGGCAACGCAAGCACATTGTGCTGCCCGAAGGCAACGACGACCGCATACTTCGGGCCACGGCCCGCCTGGTGGCCCAGGACATTATCAAGCTTACGTTGCTAGGCAACCCATCAGAGATCATTGCGTCTTTCAAGCGACTGGGCCTGGACATAGATCTCACCAAGATCACTATTCTGGACCCAGCCCACGCACCTCAGTTTGACAACTACGTGGAGACCCTCTATGAGCTGCGCAAGACCAAGCAGGTAACCCTGGAAATGGCCCGCGACCTGATGACCGACGTGTCTTACTTTGGCACCATGATGGTCTACAAAGGCGATGCCGATGGCATGGTGTCCGGGGCCATCCACACCACGCAGCACACCATACGGCCCGCTCTGCAGATCATAAAAACCAAGCCGGGTATTTCCACGGTTTCCTCGGTTTTCTTCATGTGCCTGGAAGATAGGGTATCTGTGTTTGGAGACTGTGCGGTGAACCCGAACCCAACGGCTACCCAACTCGCTGAGATTGCCATCTCTTCGGCAGATACCAGCATGAAGTTCGGCATAGAACCACGAGTGGCCATGCTTTCCTATTCCTCCGGTACGTCTGGGGTAGGGGAAGAGGTGGAGAAAGTGCGGCAGGCCACCCAACTGGTCAAAGAGCTTCGGCCCGACCTGAAAGTGGAGGGACCTATCCAGTATGATGCAGCCGTTGATCCGGAAGTAGGGAAACAGAAAATGCCAAATTCAGAAGTAGCCGGAAGGGCCAGCGTGCTGATTTTCCCAGACCTGAACACCGGGAACAACACCTATAAAGCCGTCCAGCGCGAAACCGGCGCCCTGGCCATCGGGCCCATGCTGCAAGGCCTGAACAAACCAGTCAATGACCTGAGCCGCGGCTGTACGGTAGATGATATTTTCAATACGGTCATCATCACGGCCATCCAGAGCCAGGAAGGTGGCCAGACCAATTAA